CAGACGAGGAAGGCACTTCGTTCAAATATTATTTTAGTTTTTTTATAATCTTTGCAGGATTCCCGCCAACTACTACATTATTAGGCACATCTTTCGTTACGACAGCGCCAGATGCGATCACCGCATTGTCTCCAATTGTTACACCTGGATTAATAATTGCTCTTCCGCCAATCCATACGTTATCGCCAATTGTAACTGGTTTCCCGTATTCTGATCCGCTTGTGCGTTCTACTGGATCGAGCGGGTGCGTTGCTGTATAAATGTGAACACCTGGAGCTAACATACAGTTCACTCCGATTGTTACCGGACATACGTCTAAAATCGTACAGTCAAAGTTCGCGTAAAAATTTTCACCGACATGAATGTTATAGCCATAATCACATCTAAAAGAAGATTCAAGATGAATATTATCTCCTGTCGTTCCAAATAATTCTTTTACGATTTCGCTACGCTCTTTCAATTGCTCTTCTGGCGTATCATTTAATTTTCTCGTTAATATACGTGCTTGCTCTCTTTCTTGTACTAAAACTGAATCAGCCGGTATGTACATTTCTCCTAGTACCATCTTTTCTTTTTCTGTTTTCATCATACTATCCCCTTTAACTTATATATATAAGTTAATGATATCATAAGAAAGAAAGGCCTGAACATATTACTTGTTCAGGCCTTTCTTTCTTAATCTTCCATCGTTGATAAGTCACCTGTTGGTAAGTTTAGCTCCCAAGCTTTTAATACGCGGCGCATAATTTTACCACTTCTCGTTTTCGGTAATTTATCTCTAAATTCAATTTGCCTTGGCGCTGCATGAGCTGCTAGGCCTTTCTTTACAAATTGACGAATTTCTTCTTTTAATTCATCAGATGGTTCATACCCTACACGAAGCGCGATAAATGCTTTAATGATTTCCCCGCGCACCGGATCTGGAATACCAATTACACCAGCTTCTGCTACAGCAGCGTGCTCGATTAATTTACTTTCTACTTCAAACGGACCAACGCGTTCACCTGACGTCATAATTACATCATCAATACGTCCTTGGAACCAGAAGTACCCATCTTCATCCATATATGCAGAGTCACCTGATACGTACCAATCTCCTGGCATGAAGTAAGACTCATATTTTTGCGGGTTATTCCAAACCGCACGCATCATAGATGGCCAACCTTTTGCAATCGCTAAGTTCCC
The DNA window shown above is from Bacillus clarus and carries:
- a CDS encoding maltose acetyltransferase domain-containing protein, translating into MMKTEKEKMVLGEMYIPADSVLVQEREQARILTRKLNDTPEEQLKERSEIVKELFGTTGDNIHLESSFRCDYGYNIHVGENFYANFDCTILDVCPVTIGVNCMLAPGVHIYTATHPLDPVERTSGSEYGKPVTIGDNVWIGGRAIINPGVTIGDNAVIASGAVVTKDVPNNVVVGGNPAKIIKKLK